From one Lycium barbarum isolate Lr01 chromosome 6, ASM1917538v2, whole genome shotgun sequence genomic stretch:
- the LOC132645289 gene encoding uncharacterized protein LOC132645289 isoform X3 translates to MENVYAAEDEAGPWQWLLGKNTTSIVLHNTDAFRCFTNDVKISNSIDQRPRNLVASAELGKEVLPFEVMCLPLTGVFASLFPQEDLMKRLSQHDLKK, encoded by the exons ATGGAAAATGTATATGCCGCTGAAGATGAAGCAGGTCCGTGGCAATGGCTTCTTGGAAAGAATACTACAAGCATAGTTCTTCACAATACAG ATGCATTCCGCTGCTTCACCAATGATGTCAAAATCAGTAATTCCATTGACCAAAGGCCACGTAACCTAGTTGCAAGTGCAGAG CTGGGAAAGGAGGTACTTCCATTTGAAGTGATGTGCTTGCCCCTTACTGGAGTTTTTGCATCGCTCTTTCCACAAGAAGacctaatgaag